A single Rhopalosiphum padi isolate XX-2018 chromosome 4, ASM2088224v1, whole genome shotgun sequence DNA region contains:
- the LOC132929422 gene encoding 2-(3-amino-3-carboxypropyl)histidine synthase subunit 1 translates to MSDAVVVKAKTERKVFRPSAKVLNKIPDEITNDPELIAAIQSLPPNYNFELPKTIWRLRQMQAKRVALQMPEGLTMFAVQLCDIIERFTCADTVIMGDVTYGACCVDDFTAKALGVDLLVHYGHSCLVPVDQTEGVKVLYVFVDIKIDAIHLIETVKLNFTKQQRLLFVSTVQFVTTLQGLINKLKTDGYCVKVPQEKPLSPGEILGCTSPKVSDADCLIYLGDGRFHLESIMIANPELAAYRYDPYERKLTREYYDHDVMKDTRLKSIERAKDAKTFGLILGTLGRQGSTKVLDYFHEQMRSNLKNSVTILLSEIFPQKLSLFGDTVDAWIQIACPRLSIDWGTAFEKPFLSPYEGAVVMNQIEFNSKESYPMDYYSNNSLGAWTPNYRPVNGCCGKGCANGPKSDAQKIGCSNNQ, encoded by the exons ATGTCTGATGCCGTAGTCGTAAAGGCTAAAACCGAGCGGAAGGTGTTCAGACCGTCGGCCAAAGTGCTGAACAAAATACCTGATGAGATTACCAACGACCCGGAGCTAATCGCCGCTATACAATCGTTACCGCCCAACTACAACTTTGAATTGCCGAAGACCATATGGCGACTGCGTCAAATGCAAGCCAAACGCGTTGCGTTGCAAATGCCGGAAGGCCTGACCATGTTTGCTGTACAGTTGTGCGATATTATCGAAAGGTTCACCTGTGCAGACACAGTAATTATGGGTGATGTCACCTACGGTGCATGTTGTGTTGATGATTTCACGGCCAAAGCGCTTGGTGTCGACTTGTTAGTGCATTATGGCCACAGTTGTCTTGTTCCCGTTGATCAAACTGAAGGGGTAAAAGTGTTATATGTTTTTGTCGACATCAAGATTGACGCTATCCACCTTATCGAAACTGTGAAATTGAACTTCACTAAACAACAGAGACTATTGTTTGTGAGCACGGTTCAGTTTGTCACCACTTTGCAAGGgttgataaataaattgaaaacagaCGG ttaTTGTGTAAAAGTTCCTCAAGAAAAGCCATTGTCACCGGGAGAAATTTTGGGATGTACCTCACCCAAGGTTTCAGATGCTGATTGTTTGATTTATCTAGGTGATGGTCGTTTCCATTTAGAATCCATAATGATAGCTAATCCTGAACTTGCAGCATACAG GTATGACCCTTACGAAAGAAAATTAACCAGAGAATACTATGATCATGATGTCATGAAAGATACAAGGCTGAAATCAATTGAACGAGCTAAAGATGCAAAAACATTTGGTTTGATTTTAGGTACTCTGGGCAGACAAGGAAGTACCAAAGTTTTGGATTATTTTCAT GAACAAATGAGATCAAATTTGAAAAACTCTGTGACTATTCTCTTATCAGAAATATTTCcacaaaaattatcattatttggaGACACAGTTGATGCTTGGATACAAATTGCATGCCCGCGGTTGTCTATCGATTGGGGCACTGCATTCGAAAAACCATTTTTGTCACCTTATGAGGGTGCTGTAGTAATGAATCAAATTGAATTCAATTCTAAAGAAAGTTATCCAATGGattattacagtaataatagtTTAGGTGCTTGGACACCAAATTATCGACCAGTCAATGGTTGTTGTGGAAAAGGATGTGCAAATGGTCCAAAGAGTGATGCACAAAAAATAGGCTGTTCTAATAATCAATGA
- the LOC132928695 gene encoding uncharacterized protein LOC132928695 → MSLIKIFEDLPKNIDISKYLQNDGHKIIATTKVKDSISNTSEYSEASTNLQYNLSTSDTSSVLRVTDNMLTSSLVTRIKRKTFIGDFNENDLDSPRKRKNIELPHREHLISTSVE, encoded by the exons ATgtcattgataaaaatatttgaagattTACCCAAGAATAttgatatttctaaatatttacaaaatgatGGACATAAAATCATTG ccACTACAAAAGTGAAAGATAGTATTTCAAATACATCTGAATATTCTGAAGCAAGtactaatttacaatataatctgTCAACCAGCG ACACTTCTTCAGTATTAAGAGTGACAGATAATATGCTTACAAGTTCATTAGTTACCAGAat aaaaagaaaaactttTATTGGAGACTTTAATGAAAATGATTTAGATAGTcctagaaaaagaaaaaatattgaattacctCACAGAGAACATTTAATAAGTACAAGCGTAGAATAA
- the LOC132930521 gene encoding ubiquitin-conjugating enzyme E2 W: MAGKTPSEKRLHKELISLVKEPPPGMVVDADQAEQNLNVWTINMQGAEGTLYDGEQFQLQFKFGTSYPFESPEVTFVGQNIPVHPHVYSNGHICLSILTDDWSPALSVQSVCLSIISMLSSCKEKKRPPDNSFYVKTCNKNPKKTKWWYHDDKV, from the exons ATGGCTGGTAAAACACCATCTGAA AAAAGACTGCATAAAGAATTGATATCGCTTGTTAAAGAACCGCCTCCGGGAATGGTTGTAGATGCTGATCAAGCCGAACAGAACCTCAATGT TTGGACTATAAATATGCAAGGTGCAGAAGGTACTTTATATGATGGAGAACAGTTTCAACTGCAATTCAAATTTGGTACCAGTTATCCTTTTGAATCAcctgaa gtTACATTTGTGGGTCAAAACATTCCAGTTCATCCACATGTGTATAGTAATGGGCATATTTGCTTGTCTATTCTTACTGATGACTGGTCACCAGCATTATCAGTTCAATCTGTTTGTCTTTCAATTATATCTATGCTAAGCAGCTGCAAAGAAAAg aaaaGACCTCCAGACAatagtttttatgtaaaaacatgcaataaaaatcccaaaaaaacaaaatggtgGTATCATG ATGACAAAGTTTGA
- the LOC132929423 gene encoding uncharacterized protein LOC132929423, whose amino-acid sequence MAATLLENTKGMTDSETHLLSFSLDNLEIDPTRPHKYPGNVVEKDNDNKEPYPTGCVICRCMNTKSLTCAYPQKQNSELSSKDCILRPPKLNRVERCKQQYAAASPVPVNRRFNRKQLNRKWSTDDEFLSELSLNNNNNSNECTNVIPCTDDVTIDELASYFEDLVHIPKKMSDMAELMYN is encoded by the exons ATGGCTGCTACTCTGCTAGAGAATACAAAAGGGATGACCGATTCCGAAACTCATCTGTTGTCTTTCAGTCTCGATAATTTGGAGATCGACCCCACCAG acCTCATAAGTATCCCGGGAACGTTGTGGAAAAGGACAATGACAATAAAGAACCATATCCAACTGGTTGTGTAATATGCCGTTGTATGAATACAAAATCACTAACCTGTGCGTATCCTCAAAAACAAAATTCTGAATTGTCATCAAAAGATTGCATTCTAAGGCCTCCTAAGCTAAACAGAGTGGAGAGGTGTAAGCAACAATATGCAGCAGCATCTCCTGTACCTGTCAATCGAAGGTTTAATCGTAAACAATTAAACCGAAAATGGTCAACCGATGACGAATTTCTATCGGAATTatcattgaacaataataataatagtaatgagtGTACCAATGTCATACCATGTACAGACGATGTAACAATTGACGAGTTAGCCAGTTATTTTGAAGATCTAGTACACATTCCTAAAAAAATGTCTGACATGGCTGAACTGATGTAcaattaa
- the LOC132929128 gene encoding large ribosomal subunit protein mL49, whose translation MALRMFFKNTTLRSGMSLQLNNLICKRDSSYRSSPIAQDPSCYAKYEVSSSPEEWKFVERLLPSTLIPIPSDRKDLPSGWQPQTATFEKYPYFVHRTRNHMLPVYLKISMRGTRRITQINNVDGNIWALEEAIKNHLTRVYGNKKIIATKVHEVCGHLCIHGDHVSKVNEWLLKKGL comes from the exons ATGGCTCTGagaatgtttttcaaaaatactacGCTAAGAAGTGGAATGTCTTTGCAATTAAAT AATTTAATATGCAAACGTGATTCATCGTATCGTTCAAGTCCAATAGCTCAAGACCCATCGTGTTATGCCaagtatgaagtatcatcttctCCAGAAGAATGGAAATTTGTTGAGAGACTACTTCCGTCGACTCTCATACCAATACCATCTGACAGGAAAGATTTACCATCAGGATGGCAGCCACAAACAG caacatttgaaaaatatcctTACTTTGTTCACCGCACACGTAATCATATGCTACCTGTATATCTTAAAATTTCAATGAGAGGAACAAGGCGTATAACTCAAATAAACAATGTAGATGGTAACATATGGGCATTAGAAGAAGCCATAAAGAATCATTTGACAAGAGTGTAcggaaataagaaaataatagcTACTAAAGTACATGAAGTATGTGGTCATTTATGTATTCATGGGGACCATGTGTCAAAAGTTAATGAATGGTTACTCAAGAAAGGtttgtaa